The following nucleotide sequence is from Geotrypetes seraphini chromosome 10, aGeoSer1.1, whole genome shotgun sequence.
catgagatctatgtgcatgcactgctttcaatgcatattcattggggaaattctgaaaacccgactggattgcggccctcgaggaccgacttcaaCACCtgtgccttactgggacagactgaaagttcatcaagcccagtatcctgtttccagcagtggccaacccaggtcacaagtacctggcaggaacccaaagagtagcaacattccagagctgagactgtgatgtcataaagcctcattccaccaatgcctaagccaaactcatcagtgatgtcacaatagcttcattatcctatacttgggtcaataagaatcagagtatgaatgtgcccagccactgaccctcaacccttgcattgaagaatgctggtgtagaaggactgagttaAGACTTGGCTGTTTCAGGAAGATTTTAATGGTTATTTTACTACTTTCTATTTTATGCTATCAGATTTAAGTGTTTTcacaccctcccttttgttctttccctatatgttctctttcttacttgataaattgtagttctgtccttcctccctcttgtttctgtttgttttttgaattgtttttaatgttttgaattATGACTGTTGTTTCCAAAGGATGCATACTTACCCCATATAcgtttttaacataatgttcaccacctagaaggttgattgggcggtttataaatttctgaataaacttgaaactcttctcATGCCAATAAATACACAACTATATTGGTTTTGCTTCTGGAACCTTCGTATAATTTCTGTAAAATGTTGAAAGAGTGCAATGTAGGGGTAAGGTTACTACTAGCCATCAATATTTTAATAGCTAATTACTGAAAAGGGAGAATACTAATGAAGATGGAAAACAATTTGCACTTCACAGAAATGATGATTCTCCCCAGTCCTGAAAGAATTTAGTACAGAATACTAGAATTTGTTGATAATTCCTATGCCTGATCCTTGGGCCACACCCTCAGTAGATGCCATAGGTGGGCTCATCACTGTCCCGATATCTGTCCAAGTATCTCAGGGGTTGGAGATGGGGATACTTCTTCTGTGGTGGATGATAAACAGGAGGTCGTTCAAATTCAAACACTGGCTCTTTCATATCTAAAAGGAAAGAAGCAGCAACAGTACAGATTTTAAAATCAAATGATTGCCCACAAGTGGCCCCCCATAAAAAGATACCATCTTTCCCAAGAACTGGGCCTCCCTTTTACTGATATAGAGACACTCACAATCTTTTATGGGTAGGTGGAGAAATTAGTCTTACCATGACAGGACTGTTTTGCCAAGTCTTTCCTGTACAAATCTTGATACAGCAAGCTTAGAAGGTAATCTTTTTAAGTATTATCTATTGTGTGGCTGTCACATGAGTGAAACTGCATGCAGCAGACTGCCGAACAGTAATACCTAAGTAAGCACACTTTCTGTTGCTGCATCACATAAAGGCTGAAATGCAGATATAAGATTCTGTTCTAGGGTAAATGTATAGGTGAAACAAGTACAAAGCCTGCTGCTACTGGATAAAAGGTGAGGCACAAGAAAGATGGGGCCTGTCCAGCACATTCAATTCCATTTCTTTACTATACAATACCCTCTTTCCAACATTAGAATTTTGGCACATCAGACTTCCattcaaactttttattttttttagtgctTTGCTTTCACTCTGCTCATCATGGTGAAAGAATCAGACAATCAAGACGACTCGAGGCTTCAAAATCAGAAAGCTTGAGACTTGCTCCTATGCTAACTACCCTACACAAGACGCCAGCTCTCAAAAGCACATATCAAACATCCTCAGGGAGAATTATATGCTCATTGTATTCCCAGAACCGTTTACATCTTCAATACCTCAGCAATATGACTTGCatgcatttttctttctttctctctctctctccccccccccaatatgaaCCCTGCCCTGAACATTGTTTGCTCTGGCATGTGTTCTCAATTGTCACAGAAGATCTCACACTTCCTTACCAAGGAGGTGGTGATAGACCTGTGTCACAGACGCCTCCCATTTGCACTGGAAAAAGGCCAGTCCCGCTGGAGTCATGTGATCCTCATGCTTTCGGTAAAAATCTATTGTCTTGAACGTTCTCATCTTAAGGCTGTGACTGAAAAGAGAAAAAGATGATAGATTACTATAGGGCATGTCACTGAGAGCTGCAGGCACAACAAAGACAAAATAACGCCAAGGGCAGGTGTGTCCATCAGCCCTGCAAGCAGTGTCAGGGTTACAAAGGCAGTTCTATTGTGGAGACTTTGTAGTGAACACAAGAAATCAAAACAGCCACTAGGAGAATCCACTTGTCATGCTCTTAGCATTTTGAAATGAAAAGGGCtttttattttctctggttttattattttggCTCTGATTGGAGAGGAGGAGCAGCCTTAACGGTTAGGGCGGTAGGTTGACAACCAGGGAAGCCAGAGTTAAAATCCCattgtggctccttgtgatcctgggcaagtcactcaaccctcATTGTCCCTGGTACAATGATTAGATtataagccctccagggacagggaaacaTCTATTGTATATGAATATAAGTCaccttaaaccaggggtctcaaagtccctccttgagggccgcaatccagtcgggttttcaggatttccgcaatgaatatgcatgagatctatgtgcatacactgctttcaatgcatattcattggggaaatcctggaaacccgattggattgcggccctcaatgagggattttgagatccctgccttaaatTGACAAAGGTGTAAACTAAAACCAAAATCTATCCAAATCCATATTCAGTGttcctcccccaattttttttttcaggacagGTTACAGGCTTTTCTAAACTCAAGGATACAAGGCCAGTCATGTTAGTTCCCAGGTTACAAGCGACAGCAGGCTCCAGAACAATGGGCTGTAAGTGATGGGGGTTTAACTTGTTCTTCCCAATTTCACCAGTGATAAAGCACTTGAGAATCTGATAGGCACCTCTCCTCACAATTGAGGGAGGCTAACTTACCACGGGACTGGCCTGAGGTCTGTTCCAAAGTCTATCGGCCTGTTCTGCTTGAAAAGGATGAAGATGTGACGGTGGTATCCTGTACCTTTTGCAGGAAATGGGGGGAAGTAATGGCAAACCTCCTCTCCAGAGGCCACCTGATTCCCAGGGATGTTCCCTCTAGAAAGCAAAAGCACAGACTTTACTTTCCAGGGTTTTAGCTCACTTCTGCAACTTTTCACCAAGGTAACTGGATAACATACTAGTAAAGCAAGAGGATAAATTCAATCCCAGAGGCAGCATACTCACACCAGCCAATGCACATACTCTGCCTCTGTTTCTCGCAAGTGTCCATCTGTGGAAAGAAGGAAGTTGCCATGTGGCATCCTGCATGAGTGTATTCATAGGGGACACAGAACATCCGtgctttccttgtctgactcaaAACAATGCTGATCTTTCAAAACGCACTGTCCTAGATTCAGggtttctcctttcttcttgtcATAAGAGTAACTATTAGGAAATGTAGAAACTTTGCGCTCCTTTGGTTAAGTAGCAGACACCAATGTAACCTGTCTTGCCTGAAGTGAATTAGGTCGATTGGGTtcaaataacattttaaaaaaactgtGGCTCATATGAGAGCCAAGGGCACCATTCAGTAACTAAGGCCTGTGCTGCTTTTAAGATGGAAACAGCCTGAGACTTCTTTACTGATGCAAACAGCAAAACAGAGGCCAAGTCAAGGAGAAAGCAAACAGCCAAAGGGCTAGAGCACTGGCTTCCTTGTTCTGCGGCAGAATATTCACAATGAAGACACAAGAGATAAATATGAATTACGTGCATTTGTTAATACActctaaacaattttttttttttttgggggggggggggggaaatgtcatTTACTTAAGCATTAGGAAAAAATCTCCAGACAAAAATCTTGATTTACATATAGTACTCTGCACCCAACAGTGAATAACTGAAAACCatctaatatacaatataatacatatcacatGTCCTAGCATGCTACACATCTGGAAATCTCTTCAGTAATTCCACCCTCCCAATTATGGCAACTCATCTCAATGTTCTGTTTATGCATTGTCCTAGCACAATAGTTGTTTAGGAAGAGTTTCCCAAGATGCTTCTTGCTGTCTGCCGATCTTTCCAATTAATATATATGTCCCAGATTTTAAGGAATAACATTTATTCTCCTAGTTTTCATAGCTGCAAATTTGGACATTAAGCAAATAAAATCAAGTTTTGTTAATACTTTGTTGGTGTAGTTGTTTGTTTCCACCACGCTGCTAATGTCAGCTTACCAGTTGTACAGGTGCTATTGGCTAGTTTCACCTTAAAACAATtagacccccttttattaaaccgcactAGCAGTTTTGTAGCACAGGGAGCCTTGCTGAATGCTgcacactgctcccgatgctcataggaactctatgagcgtcaggagcaacgcagggcattcagcacggctcctggtgctaaaaactgctagtgcggtttaataaaaggggggccttagcTCACACATATGAATGCATGTAAAGCTGATCTGTGTCTCTTAAAATCTTTCTATTAGTACAAATGTGTGAAATGAACCAAACAATTGCCTCAAATAATCAGGAAAATAGGCCAGAAATCCAAAAACTAGCCCACATTTTTCCTCTGCATGTCCCTAATTTGTATACACAAGGTTCCAATATCTATAAATCTAttttatacatatttattttaGTTGTAAAACCAGTTTAGTTAGGTGTGTCTCTGAGGTCTGGGACAGGCATGAAAGAACACTGCCAAATTGTTTCCCTAGTAAATCAGTACCTTCCATATTTTCTGTAAACGCCTTTTTTTAGCACTATTTAAGAATTATCTGCCAAAAGAACCCCTCACCCACTGCAGTACTGGCACAACCACTGGCACACCTGCAACATGAACCTACAGCAAATTTTAGGTCACGCACCTGGGTTAGTAAGCAGCAGGGTCCACAGGGAACCTTCCTCTGCTTCATACATCACACGAGGAGGAGATGAAGCCTAAGTACCAAATAAAAGTATCATGTTAACATCTAGAATGTTTGCAATTGTCTAAGTGCTCTGTATTATCATAATATCCCAAAACTGTGAACTAGAAAGCTTCATGCTTCGGTCTTCCTAATCATTGTAATCTGGCAGGCAGGTTGAAACTGAGGAAGCAACGAAGAAAGACAGGAGATCCAGTCATTAATGGATAGACACCTATTGGCTAGACGTGGAGGAGTAACTTAATGGTCAGTGTGATGCGCTAAGAGCTAAGGgaattgggttcaattcccaccgcAGCTCCTTCTAACTCTAGGCAAGTTACCAAACTCTCCaataccccaggtacaaaataaatacctgtatataatatgtaaaatgATTGATTGTAGTtacagaaagatggtatatccAATCCCATTCCCATGAACAGTATGTC
It contains:
- the MRPL38 gene encoding 39S ribosomal protein L38, mitochondrial isoform X2; translation: MPNEDIDVSNLEALEKYRSYARYFKAAEEERKKTHWWKSCKQYLTEPQDEEEKIDIGLPYYRPSRSKVMKERKQIMKQNHQNAELERTARLRTWLIPLDEVKAEWERTRGPYQVQRIAEHYGIYRDLFNGAFFVPYIILRVAYSQNEELVMPVYHGNVVTASEASSPPRVMYEAEEGSLWTLLLTNPDGHLRETEAEYVHWLVGNIPGNQVASGEEVCHYFPPFPAKGTGYHRHIFILFKQNRPIDFGTDLRPVPCHSLKMRTFKTIDFYRKHEDHMTPAGLAFFQCKWEASVTQVYHHLLDMKEPVFEFERPPVYHPPQKKYPHLQPLRYLDRYRDSDEPTYGIY